The genomic stretch cttcatgtgtcccattttatctatcatacttattattcattggtcaaatcaattattttttctttgtttattatttttactctttttttaaaaaaaaaaatttttgtgtttaatagtacttttagtgtagtttctaaatatataaattttgtatactaatattaaacttagggtgcgtttgaaaaacaggaaaatgacttctgaaaaatgttttctggaaaatgagttatttttcagaaaatagtttaatttccagtgtttggatgtattctggaaaactgttcatgtgtttggttcattttccagaaaatgagcaaaaaatttttttttttaaaaaaattaagaaatagaaaacacaacaaattaacaaagaaaccacaacaaattaaaaaaagaaagttatttttaaaaaaaataattaaaaaaaaactaaaaccaGTCGGCGACTGGTTTCGCAAACCAGTCGCCGACTGGAAGCGAAACCTGCGGACTGGTTTTGCGAAACCAGTCCGCGACTGGAAGCGAATCCAGTCGGACTGGTTTCGCGAAACCAGTCGGCGACTGGAAGCGAAACCAGTCGGACTGGTTTTGCAAAACCAGTCCGCGACTGGATGCGAAACCAGTCGCCGATTGGTTTCCAGTCGACGGAAACCAGTCGGCAACGCGAAGAGGTTGCGGTTCGAAAGCTAAGCCGTGAAAAGGGGAAGACACAGAAGACCGCAAATGAGAGGAGAAAGCtcgggaagtcattttccggaaaaaagCCCTCTTTTTCCGTTGACTACTCTCTTAATTTCCATTGACTGTGTTTTCCTTCCCCTTGCCAAACACcagaaacccggaaaatgattttcggaaatcattttccgggtttccaaacacacccttaatattatgaaaaattaaattaaaaataacgtCAGCACACCTCGTTAATCAAACCAGACACATATTAACTGAAAGCGTATCACACGTCTCACATGAGATGATCTCACACAAAActtattcttttttcaattacaaaaatacacataacttCATCTATAATCAACCTTattattatctataaatttCAACTTCATTTATCTAAATAGGTAATTATAATTTACTATGTATTAGGTATGACAATTGTCCCAAACCCAACATAGTTGATGGGAAGTGGGTACCGGGAGTATCTGTAGTTGGAGAATCTCCATAATCTGATTACTAGTTCTACAATAgtgtttttaaaatatatataattgtatacatCGAAATGGGGGACAGAAAATTTTTTGCTACTGCTGGAATGGAATAAAATTCCCCACCCCCCACCTTGTTGCcatactatatatttttatttctaacaaCTTAATTTAGGACTAACATTTAATTAGACCCTGTAACACctacaatatattttatattatatgcattcaattaatagattatgtacatctaaataaattgaagatacttaatatgttaattataataggtacataatttattaacagaATGTACATAATAGATTAATAGGTTAACTGAAAATACATAATAcgttaattgtaataattacataaattatatacatgcaattgctaattataatatatagatgatttattaattaaatacacataatatgttaattatccGTACATAATgtgaatgtcattttgaatcAAGGTTCACAATGCGAAGTGAACCTCGACCCATGGTACAATGGGTCATTTGGGCCTTTAGAggttaaaaactaaaaagcttACTAGATTGACTCAATTTTGAAATTCATGGGCCAGATTGCGACCCAGTCCAGCCCATGTTAAGACGACTTTCTAACTGGCGGTTTAGCGTTTCATAATCAAATGATAACCGCAATCAACTCCCGCGTACGCAGCTAAAGGCTCTACCAATTATTGACAATCACAAACTTTACGACTAAAACAATTACACTTCTTTTTATAATAACGTCTGCAATGAATACTTAACAGTAATTTAAAATCTCACTCCTGGCATAAAAGTAAGAGTTTAAATCTACGCAAATGAAACAGTATTccaaataaattgaatataattttaagGATAAAGAGAGATATGAATTTGGCATTGGTACGTGTAGGTAATTGTGTACACACATTTAGAGATTTGTAGATAAGTTGAAACACATTCcgcaatttttcttctttacccgTCTTTAAAGCATGAGCAATGAGGGGCCCTTAAGTTTAGAGTTTAAAGTACTTTAAACTTACGTGAAATTAAgagttttaataaataatttgatttcgGGTATGCAATTTTCAAATGTGATATTTGaagtaaattcatttttaaatatattatactttAAAATGTATAAGTTGATAACTAAATGAGTTTTTCAAGTTTCACAATTCATTTTAGATTTCAAATTTCAGTTTAAATAATCCGCATAACATTTATTCCTATACTTGATATCTTGATGGAtatgtaattttattctttAGTAACTTATTTAATAAGTACCAATAAAGCCTCTCAAAGTATATGATTGATATTTCAAATTGAGTTGTTTAGAAagttgaaaaatgttttttgaaaaataattgtttttaaaaatattgttattttatgGTGTTTATCTAAAAAttgtttttctgtttttcttttttgctttgtttatttttaaaaataaacataaatatattacaaagttatattttataaagtattaattaatttaaatcaataaatgtaataactccaaaaaaaaaaagcaattgaaaGAATAGTAAAAACTTAGttaaaaaatttgagttatGGGTGGGTAGGACCAagattttgtattatttaactTGACCAAGCTTAGCTCAAATTTTAATTGGTCTAGCACATATAGTAACCATGTAGATGATGAGCTTGTCCTCTGAgtgagagagagggagaggaaTAAAAACTTTAATgaataatttcaatcaaaatgtatattttttctTCGACTAGAATacatatttttcattaattttttttaataatgaaatacaattaatttagaaaaataaatttaagatgttatttttttttagattttcaaaCCAACCTTTAGTTAAATCtaagattaaaattttatatgaccgtatgtttcattgtttttatttttgtatagaTTTATTTGGCAAGTACCCATAAAGTTATTGGGATTGATagatttgaataaaataataaataaccactttttaatttaaatatttgtcaATAAATTCCAAATAGATTCATTGGCATTGTCTTTTCATACAgtacctgaaaattaattttataaactattctgacaattttttaaaaaaagataaattactccatagtatttaattaaagattttatttaataaataattttgaatctCAAACATAAAGACTCTCACCGCTTATACCTTAGAGATTGATGAAGGTAAATTGTAAGATGTAACTCAATTGACTTTTTTATTCTCGATCATTAACAAAGCAAAGATTATAAATTTAGTGCGAGTTGGTTTATCAGTTgaattatatcttttttttgggtggtgTCGGAAGAGTAGCTTTCGTATCATGCGTGGTTGTGAAAGTTGAAAGTATATTCACGATAAGTTGGGTCTTTTTAGGcaagaaaacacaaaaaatttccATTGGAAAGTAAAAGGTGGGCAGGGCCTAGGGGCTAGGGCGGATGGATTCGAAAAATTGGCTTAACCTTTAGCTAAGGGACTTTATTTCACTTTTGTTTGTTTCTGCCTTCTCCTCACTTACACAGCCACACATGAGAAGCAAAACTGGATGGGCGACCAATTAAGTTCACTACTTTACACCACAATTCTCATGTGTTCACCATGTGCCTTAGCTTCAAAGTTCAAGCTAAGATTCAAGAATCTTTCCCAAATCCCATTAACCAGTGCATAAGGAGTTACCCTCACTTTTTAAGAATGATAAATTTTACATCTGTGATCAGTTGAGCTGTTCATATGGACAATGCTCATCTTTATTGTACCTTCAGGGGAGCTGAGGGAGAAAATgattaaaacataattacatatatttagATTAAGTAACACTAATGAATAAAGTTACCTTCAGGGTGCATCTATCTTagctttaatttgattattaacCAACTTAGTGCCTGCCATTGCTTAAGAGGTAAGATTGCAACCAACTCAAAGCATTGCCATTGATGAATTAAGATGATCCTAATGAATGGCTTGCGGTTATGCTTTGCTTTGATGATTAAGGATGTTCTTTTCTCATCAATATTGGCACATCAATGATGATAAGGTGAATTGAAGTTATATTATGCGCAGTTAACAACTTAAAACAATAATGGAATCTCCTTGTTAATAATAGCGAAACTAATAGTTTTGTGgacaaataattaattcattatggtatatatatattatcacatTTGATCTATAAGTTGTGAAGTTCGTGGTGGAATTAGTATAAAAACGTGAATTTTGACTATTAAATGCccaatattctaatttttatttatttttaaatgaagaactTCACTAACTGAGATCTAAAAATAAGGgattacatataaaatgaggGTTAGAAAACCACTCTATGCAATCAGCTATATAAACAAGCTCTTGAGCTAGCATGTGTGTAGTTTAATTCGCAGATCACTTATTAGCTTTTTAAGATTATTTTTGTAAACTCTAATGCATTCTTCTATAAGTGTTTACTACTCGAAACTctctaaattataaaatttattttattaaggagAAGAACGTTTCtaatttacaagaaaaaaattatcatgAAAAGTTAGGATTTTGagtatttaacaattataattaacatttctaaaaaaaataatattgttaaatgtaatactttgtgAACTTGTTAGAGCAGTGATTCGAGTCACATGTTATGCTTAGCGGTTAGCAAGCCTTATGCTCGGCTTATCAAAATTAGGATTAAGACAATGGTCCATGAATTGGAGGTCATATTTGATTCCAAGCTCAAAGAAGTAATAATACAAAAGTCTTTTctctcaatttaatttattaatctttaatagcaatttagatttttttttttaaaacaatagcAATTTAGATTggtcaatataatataatagaaaattttatagTGGATACAAATActacattttatttaattaaattgtacCCTACACTCTTATATCTTTAGCTAATCAAACAAGACATGCCATTGTTTCTTACTTGGAGTTTGTCATGTATCGGGGTAAGCTTACTATGAAGGTTAGAATGAAGTgaacatgctcaagttgagaaAGTGACATTAGTTGGAATTTAGAAAGTTCTTGGTCGGCTACAAATTGACATTGCTTGGGAGAAGTTTATTGTGAATTATTTGTTAAGGGGAATAAGTTATGTTAGCTTGTTTGATGGTCGCCACTCGCCATGCGCAGATGGAGTTTTCTCAATAAGTGACTGTAATATGGTGATAGTAGCATGCTaatctataatatataattcagacaaaaaaaaattccattattGCAATTCGAGTTGTTTTACTTGGGCTCCCATATAACTTTTTAGATATTGCGAGTTTAGCGTTGCCATAGTTAAGCttaaggtatttttttttttttgataataatctctcgagactaattcattaaatcataagcggaaacgtttacaagaaagattaatggaatggacaaacattccttacagtcagacatagaaataAATTTCTTAACAATGTTATcaaaaacttgaatcgcagactgttttataaatttgaacctgaagtcgacaggagcactccaagcttctttactgtcaatagtaatttggtcaaacataacGAAGGCATACTCTAGTTCAAAAGTCGTTGACACCACCCGAGTATCAATCTTCATGAGTTCTAGGTTTGTTTTGCAAATGATCCAAAAGAAGGGGTTTGGGCAACGGGTTAAATATCAGAAAATCTCAACTTATTGTACTTAGTGCTCTAAGCATAGCTACATAGTATTAGGGTGGTTGGTGTGGTTGGTTGTAAATTCTATGGAAATAATGTTTCTGCCATGGTCTTGGGGAAGGAATGTTGTTATTTGGAAAAAGGATGTTTAAGGCATTGAGAGTGGTGGTGTGATTAGTGTGGGTGATGTGGCACATGTACCTAAGGAAGTTGTATCTAGTACTCCAGCTATTAGACATTCTTCGGTGGTGGTAGAGCATTGCTTGTTGTAAAATCCAATGAATGTTGACGATGTTGACAATCTGAACCTCGTGAATGTTGAGTGTGGTTCAGAGTTAGGCTCAAATTGTGTGTTGTAGTCTATGAAGATGGTTTGGGGAAAGAAAATTTGAGACTTGGATCATTTCTTAGTCTATATGCGAGGTTGTCAGATTGGGCTAAGTGTTCATCTAAATATTAAGAGTAAGAAACATGTAAAGCTAATGGTAGTTGAGTTAGAAAGATGGTCACTTCAAGAAAATTTGTAACACACCAAGGTACCATAAGTTACCATCTTATTCCTTTATACTCTTTACCTAGTTTTCTATTAGCTAATGTCTTAGTTAGGAAACAGCGCGGGGAGGTTGGTCAGCGTAAGAAGACAGACAAAATGAAAGGAAATCTTGTAGTTAGTTGATTTTGCTGCGAGTTGTGCTATCTTTTTTTTGAGAGTCATgcctttttttcctttattttgtgCGTGCAATAGAAGCAAATGACATGAAATTAGACAATCCCACAAGTTTTAccataatatatgtttttatatattaaaaaatgcagTACTTTCTTTGTCAAAAATGTAACCAAATTTTGATAAtcacattttaattaatacgtctaacattaacttttaaaatttcaattttatatcaagtattacttaaaaattataattcagaaattttaaaaaataatatgttttaaaGTATTTAATCAAAATAAGACTATGTTGTTCAAGATTTTATGGTCACTTGCAACTTCTATCCCTCATTTCTcatatgtataatattttttttaaattccttCTGACCCTAAATAcgataatatttataattttgttatttaaaagacctaaattttttgagaaaaatttacaacacacttaatatttaaaaaaaaaataaataaaaggggtAATCTAGCAAGTAGAACAtgattattacatttttttggtCGAGTGTGGTGCACGCCATCAGATGATAGAACTTGAGGgtgtaatatttaaaaaaaaaaaaaaaaaatactatatacaAATGCAATAGAACAAGATTGATTAATAAAGggaatttaaaataaagaatatgatAGTTGATACTGAACACAAATGCAATTGAACAAGATTGATTACATCATTTTATCTGATTACGTGATCATTAAATCTGaattttagtacaaaaataaggaaaagtttggttttttttctaaaataaaatggcatactaaaatgtgtagaaatggtggtggtggtggcaaTCCAGTATGGCAGAgcctcaaaaatattttttaaaaaacaaatattataagcCGTTCAGTTTCACGTGACCAAGCCAAAGCCACTAAGCCAGTACTTCAGCTGCTCCGCAACACAACACTCAGCCCTCTCTCCAAACAATGCCGCACCAGCCGCCGAGACAAATGGGAAACCGGCGGCGGCGCCGCACAGTTTCCACGCCGCCGAGGgttttacttttcctttttctcatGCAAGCTTGCTGCTATTTCCCGGCGACTATCGGCGCCGCCGACGATGCCGCCACGGCGTCTGTGCCGCTCGTGAGCTCTTTGCTCCCGTCCGACGCCGTTTCGCTGCTGTCGTTCAAGTCCAAGGCGGACCTTAATGGCCGGCTGCTTTACACGCTTAACGAGCGGTTTGACTACTGTGAATGGCAGGGCGTGAAGTGCGCTCAGGGGCGAGTGGTGCGTCTCGTTCTCCAAGGCTTCGGTCTCCGAGGGATCTTCGCCGCCGATACGCTCACTCGGCTTGACCAGCTCCGAGTTCTGAGTCTGAAGAACAACTCGCTCTCCGGCACTATTCCTGACCTAGCCGGATTGCCGAACCTCAAAACGCTGTTTCTGGACCACAATCACTTCTTCGGAGCTTTTCCTCCTTCTATTCTCTCTCTTCACCGTCTTCTCATTCTCGATCTCTCTGAGAACAATTTCACCGGTTCGCTTCCTAACGAACTGACGGTTCTGGACCGGCTGAACTACCTCCGCCTCGACTCTAACCGCTTCAACGGCTCCATTCCGGCGTTGAACCAGACGGAACTGGGAGTATTCAACGTCTCCAACAACAACCTCAACGGTCCTGTACCGGTAACTCCGACTCTGTCTAAGTTCACTATTTCTTCATTCTCGTTGAACCCTAATCTTTGCGGCGAGGTTGTGGACAAGCCTTGCGGAGCTTCTCCGTTCTTCAACTCCCCTCCTGCTACGCCCGTCTCGCCGCCTAGGCCTCTCCTACAGGAAGCGCAGTCGCAGGGAATACTCCCGCCGCCTGCTACTCAACACCGGCACAAAAAAACCGGCGTCATTTTAGGTTTCGTCGTTGGAATTCTAGTCCTAATTGCAGCTATTGTCTCCCTCTTCACTTTAATCAGAAGACGGAAGGAAGAAATGGAGCCGAAATCCACAAAATTGGCCTCGGATACTGGTAACCACAACATGGAGGATGTGATGTGCTCACCTCAAGGCGGAAACGACGAAGAAGTCAAAGAGAACAAAATGCAAGCACCTCAACCGCCGTTGAAGAGCGGGAATCTGATGTTCTCTTCAGGGGAGGCAGAATTGTATTCGCTAGAGCAGCTTATGAGAGCTTCCGCCGAGCTGCTCGGTAGAGGTACGCTTGGGACTACGTACAAGGCGGTTATGGCTTCTCAGTTGATCGTGTCCGTTAAACGACTCGACGCCGGAAAAACTTCCATTACCGGCGCGGAGGCTTTCCTGCAGCACATGGAGGCAGTAGGCGTTCTCCGGCATCCCAATTTGGTCCCTGTTAGGGCTTACTTCCAGGCCAAACAGGAAAGGCTAATCATCTACGATTATCAACCCAACGGTAGCCTTTTCAATCTCATTCACGGTGAGTGAGTGAACTcgttcttcttcctttttcttttacgGAGTAATTCATATGTTTTTATCTTTCCCTATTAGCTGAGTCAAGCTGTGTTGACTCAGTGGCGATTGGAAAATACTGTACTATAATTGGTGTATGTCGGCACCTGCTGTAGGCTGAGTTGTAatccatcaccatcaccatcatccTCAGCTTTTCCTTTTCCTCGCTGAACCGTTATGGCTTGTAGACCTGACTTGTTGTGGATCAAACAATATTGGAGGGGCTGTGGATTTAGATTTAGGCACCAAGACGACCGAATGGGACCCCGGACAAGGGTTGGTGTCAGGAATCCAGATAGTTAGTGTATGGAATTTTGATGCCATAGCCCTGTGATTTAGTTTTGGTTGTATAAGCCACACTGTTTCCTATCAACCTACTTTATAATGGTTGGCAACCTGGACTCCATCACTTTGCAATGGCAGGCAAGATCACCTTGCCCCTAACATGCTGAATTCATGGAGTTTCCTTGATTCACTGCCTTATCTGCAAAATTCCAGAAATGTACAAGTAAACGTATTCtctgtttttcattttctagtctCTAgcttttttgatacattaggttTCCCAGCTTACGTTAGACTAATCCTAAGCCTCCAGAACCCATGCCCAAGAGCCACTGGAGAAGGTAAATTGTGAGTTGCCCTGTTTGTATGCTCTGTGTTTTAGTCTCTAGTTAGTAAAGGCACCCTAATGGTTTCCCAAATCTTCAATCTCTAAATAAAGTGTTACTCCCATCTTGATCATCACCCAATCTTGAGCTCACATCCCTTTGTTGAATTACAATCCCCTTAGCATATGCAAATTTGTTGGTCTTTGAAATTGAGGCTAGTGGTGATGTTTCTTTAGTTTGTTTAGCATAGACAATGATATGTCCCTAATTAAAGATCTGATAACATCTTTCAAGTCGGTATGAACTCCTTAGAAGAATTGAGACTAGAAAGAATACATTCAATGGCTTTTACATCATTACATGAGTTATAATGTATATCTAAGCTATTAGAGACTCTAACACTTACTCAAACTAAATTACTGATACAACTAAGATGAGATATTCTAATCCCATTCTGCTTTTGCCTGGGTACAATTATTCTGCAAGAACTATATCTCTGCCCCTTAAATGCAGGTGACAGTGTGAAAATATAATGTTCTTGACATCTTTTCGTGATCCAGTAGAGATTAAATTTCTTGACCTTCCTAGCTCATCTGTTTCACTAACAAATAACAATCCAGAGTCCTAGCTTTTGATGAAAGGAGTTCAGCTTGCATATTCGTGAAAGGCAACACACTGTCTGCATGCATATATGGATTATTGAGAAGAGATTTCTTACGTTTTCTATTTCTTTGAGAACTGAATATATTGTAGCCTTGTAGGGAAAACTGGCTGTTCACTTGTGCATGTACACCAGGTTAAGTTGCTTATACTGTGTCCACTTGGCAGGTTCAAGATCCACAAGGGCTAAGCCACTTCACTGGACATCATGCCTAAAAATTGCAGAAGATGTTGCTCAAGGGCTAGCTTACATCCATCAAGCATCAAAGCTTATTCATGGCAACTTGAAATCCTCCAATGTCCTCCTTGCCTCCGACTTCGAGGCATGTCTCACCGACTACTGCATAATAACACTAGCAGACGTATCTCCAAGTGATGATCCAGACTCTGCACGCTACAAAGCCCCCGAGGCACGCAAGTCTACAAGGCGTG from Ipomoea triloba cultivar NCNSP0323 chromosome 12, ASM357664v1 encodes the following:
- the LOC116000199 gene encoding probable inactive receptor kinase At5g67200; amino-acid sequence: MPHQPPRQMGNRRRRRTVSTPPRVLLFLFLMQACCYFPATIGAADDAATASVPLVSSLLPSDAVSLLSFKSKADLNGRLLYTLNERFDYCEWQGVKCAQGRVVRLVLQGFGLRGIFAADTLTRLDQLRVLSLKNNSLSGTIPDLAGLPNLKTLFLDHNHFFGAFPPSILSLHRLLILDLSENNFTGSLPNELTVLDRLNYLRLDSNRFNGSIPALNQTELGVFNVSNNNLNGPVPVTPTLSKFTISSFSLNPNLCGEVVDKPCGASPFFNSPPATPVSPPRPLLQEAQSQGILPPPATQHRHKKTGVILGFVVGILVLIAAIVSLFTLIRRRKEEMEPKSTKLASDTGNHNMEDVMCSPQGGNDEEVKENKMQAPQPPLKSGNLMFSSGEAELYSLEQLMRASAELLGRGTLGTTYKAVMASQLIVSVKRLDAGKTSITGAEAFLQHMEAVGVLRHPNLVPVRAYFQAKQERLIIYDYQPNGSLFNLIHGSRSTRAKPLHWTSCLKIAEDVAQGLAYIHQASKLIHGNLKSSNVLLASDFEACLTDYCIITLADVSPSDDPDSARYKAPEARKSTRRATSASDVYSYGILLLELLSSKHPSQHPFLSPPDMPEWVRAMREDDGEEDTWLGMLVEVASICSLTSPEQRPTMRQVLKMIQDIKEYNGCQ